Proteins encoded by one window of Akkermansia muciniphila ATCC BAA-835:
- a CDS encoding adenosylcobalamin-dependent ribonucleoside-diphosphate reductase, translating into MITDNSQTILKLRTGQEIILPQRKDLLGGLKFTRRFSHNEVHPYDEVDWTRRDVRIMDWKTGKTIYERLGLEAPAHWDDNAVKITADKYLFGSEPGSLEYEDSFRNIYDRISNTYTVWGWEEGYFATLEDAEIFNEEIKAMLVQQIWAPNSPVWFNIGHWEQWRWGRPDLRENYTGHGNKAYHTKGTKNNLKTFMVQSTYEYPQCSACFLTEVGDSMEDILDHLTTEGRIFASGSGVGINLSTLRSSKEPISGKGRSSGPISFDRGWDRMAGAIKSGGKTRRAARMVLMFSDHPDIFEFINTKNRQEDIAKVILREHNVHVELKQIAETKLVAGTPAEKAAARVILSLPLATRNSFDPHMDALLYGETLSHQNANHSVSLKGDFWQALANNGNTYTRWVTNPAHIEQTFRAQELLEAMAQSIWDNGEPGVHNNDVINLWNPVKSIGTITTSNPCSEYVFLNNTSCNLSSFNAYRFLIKGEDGKPVFDADALTHAARLAMVCADLNVERGGFPIEEIAEGTYKYRTTGIGFANVGGSLMALGVPYDSDEGRWIASQLCSALTAACWTASAEMGAELGSYVEYPASKKDLLAVLRLHNAAQKLASALPSQKDSKTLDDLIENIIANAGGILPEAQGLTASYALHAYLKSFKAPTMMNRERIAPAAKLAEAASDMWAKVIKATAHRNAFVSVMAPTGTISAPLGCYDEGTTSIEPDYTLVKWKQLAGGGSLKMFNRLALEGLRSLGYPEDFVNEAALEVAGLDGLISAFQGNMDYVVNQLIVDPCNDQAGPVRLAWRRLLSGTESRSEIQEKVAYISNPANMAVLTADELAVVNGAAHIESIPWLNKKDLPVFDCAATNGNGIRAISPAGHVLMLGALQPFISGACSKTVNMPVSASVQDIYDSLIMSHELGVKCIAIFRAGSKANAVYVVDTPETRMFKANHVWEQLVNAGSDAIDEIIAEASKPRQRKLPGRRLGQTVKFSVGGQLTGYLTVGVYADGTCGEVFGRLGQVGSFASGMFEAYCKLLSTALQFGVPLKEVVKGFRNYSFEPSGFCRVGDDTEADTCTEIRSCASVVDLIAKILAWLFPESNGYRLRDVFSIPSVSLPGQAPDTTVSVLPPRIITTPAHPATPALPEIPAGKVPEGTMLNGASLCPQCHSLAYVQDGKCKSCRSCGYKDGGCGE; encoded by the coding sequence CCTCCCCCAGAGGAAAGACCTGCTGGGCGGTTTGAAATTCACCAGAAGATTTTCACACAATGAAGTCCACCCCTATGATGAAGTGGACTGGACACGCCGCGACGTCCGCATTATGGATTGGAAAACCGGCAAGACCATTTACGAGCGCCTGGGTCTGGAAGCTCCGGCCCACTGGGATGACAACGCCGTCAAAATCACGGCGGACAAGTACCTTTTCGGCAGTGAACCCGGCTCCCTAGAATATGAAGACAGCTTCCGCAATATCTACGACCGCATTTCCAATACCTATACCGTATGGGGATGGGAGGAAGGCTACTTCGCCACGCTGGAGGACGCGGAAATTTTCAATGAGGAAATCAAGGCCATGCTGGTGCAGCAGATATGGGCGCCCAACTCCCCCGTCTGGTTCAACATCGGCCACTGGGAGCAGTGGCGCTGGGGACGCCCGGACCTGAGGGAAAACTATACAGGCCACGGCAACAAGGCCTACCATACCAAAGGGACCAAGAACAATCTGAAAACCTTCATGGTCCAGTCTACGTATGAATACCCCCAGTGTTCCGCCTGCTTCCTGACGGAAGTGGGAGACAGCATGGAGGATATTCTGGACCACCTGACGACGGAAGGCCGTATTTTCGCGTCCGGTTCCGGAGTAGGCATCAACCTGTCCACCCTCCGGTCCTCTAAGGAGCCCATCAGCGGCAAGGGCCGCTCCTCCGGCCCCATCTCTTTCGACCGCGGCTGGGACCGCATGGCCGGAGCCATCAAATCCGGAGGCAAGACGCGCCGCGCCGCACGCATGGTCCTGATGTTCAGCGACCACCCGGATATTTTCGAATTCATCAATACGAAAAACCGCCAGGAAGACATCGCCAAGGTTATCCTGCGCGAACACAACGTGCATGTGGAGCTCAAGCAGATTGCGGAGACCAAGCTGGTTGCCGGCACTCCGGCGGAAAAGGCCGCCGCCCGCGTCATTCTTTCCCTTCCCCTGGCCACCCGGAACAGTTTTGACCCGCACATGGACGCCCTGCTGTACGGGGAAACGCTTTCCCACCAGAACGCGAACCATTCCGTTTCCCTGAAGGGGGATTTCTGGCAGGCGCTCGCCAATAACGGCAATACCTACACGCGCTGGGTCACGAATCCGGCCCACATCGAACAGACGTTCCGCGCCCAGGAACTTCTGGAAGCCATGGCCCAGTCCATCTGGGACAACGGGGAACCCGGCGTGCACAATAACGACGTGATCAACCTGTGGAATCCCGTCAAATCCATCGGCACCATCACTACGTCCAATCCCTGCTCGGAATACGTCTTCCTGAACAATACGAGCTGCAACCTTTCCTCCTTCAACGCCTATCGCTTCCTGATCAAGGGAGAGGACGGCAAGCCCGTTTTTGATGCGGACGCCCTGACCCACGCCGCCCGCCTGGCCATGGTCTGCGCGGACCTGAATGTGGAACGCGGCGGCTTCCCGATTGAAGAAATCGCGGAGGGCACCTACAAGTACCGCACCACGGGCATCGGCTTCGCCAACGTGGGCGGCTCCCTGATGGCCCTGGGCGTGCCTTACGATTCCGACGAAGGCCGCTGGATTGCCTCCCAGCTTTGCAGTGCCCTGACGGCGGCCTGCTGGACGGCCTCCGCGGAAATGGGCGCGGAACTGGGTTCCTACGTGGAATACCCCGCCAGCAAGAAAGACCTGCTCGCCGTGCTGCGCCTGCACAACGCAGCCCAGAAACTGGCAAGCGCCCTGCCCTCCCAGAAGGACTCCAAGACGCTGGACGACCTGATTGAGAACATCATCGCCAATGCCGGAGGGATCCTGCCGGAAGCGCAGGGGCTCACCGCCTCCTATGCCCTGCATGCCTACCTCAAGAGCTTCAAGGCCCCCACCATGATGAACAGGGAGCGCATCGCCCCTGCGGCCAAGCTGGCGGAAGCCGCTTCCGACATGTGGGCGAAGGTGATCAAGGCCACGGCGCACCGCAACGCGTTTGTTTCCGTGATGGCACCCACGGGCACCATTTCCGCCCCGCTGGGCTGCTATGATGAAGGCACTACTTCCATTGAGCCGGATTACACGCTGGTGAAATGGAAGCAGCTGGCGGGCGGAGGCTCCCTGAAGATGTTCAACCGCCTGGCCCTGGAAGGCCTCCGCTCCCTGGGTTACCCGGAAGACTTCGTCAATGAAGCCGCTCTGGAAGTGGCGGGCCTGGACGGCCTGATTTCCGCGTTCCAGGGGAATATGGATTACGTCGTGAACCAGCTCATTGTGGACCCCTGCAATGACCAGGCCGGCCCCGTGCGCCTCGCGTGGCGCCGCCTGCTCTCCGGAACGGAATCCCGCAGTGAAATTCAGGAAAAAGTGGCTTATATCAGCAACCCGGCCAACATGGCCGTGCTGACGGCGGATGAACTCGCCGTAGTCAACGGAGCCGCCCATATTGAATCCATACCGTGGCTGAATAAGAAGGACCTGCCGGTCTTTGACTGCGCCGCCACCAACGGCAACGGCATCCGTGCCATTTCCCCCGCCGGCCATGTGCTGATGCTGGGCGCCCTCCAGCCCTTCATCTCCGGCGCGTGCTCCAAGACGGTCAACATGCCCGTCTCCGCCAGCGTGCAGGATATTTACGATTCCCTCATCATGTCCCACGAGCTGGGCGTGAAGTGCATCGCCATCTTCCGCGCCGGATCCAAGGCGAATGCCGTTTACGTGGTGGATACCCCGGAAACGCGCATGTTCAAGGCCAACCACGTCTGGGAACAGCTGGTGAATGCCGGATCGGACGCCATTGACGAAATCATCGCGGAGGCATCCAAGCCGCGCCAGCGCAAGCTGCCCGGTCGCCGTCTGGGCCAGACCGTAAAATTCTCCGTAGGCGGCCAGCTGACGGGCTACCTGACGGTAGGCGTTTATGCGGACGGCACCTGCGGGGAAGTTTTCGGACGCCTGGGACAAGTCGGCTCCTTCGCCTCCGGCATGTTTGAAGCTTACTGCAAACTCCTTTCCACCGCCCTTCAGTTCGGCGTGCCTCTCAAGGAAGTGGTCAAGGGTTTCCGCAATTACTCCTTCGAGCCCTCCGGGTTCTGCCGCGTGGGGGACGACACGGAGGCGGACACCTGCACGGAAATCCGCTCCTGCGCTTCCGTGGTGGATTTGATTGCCAAAATCCTGGCGTGGCTTTTCCCGGAAAGCAACGGCTACCGCCTGCGGGACGTATTCTCCATCCCCAGCGTCAGCCTTCCGGGCCAGGCTCCGGATACGACGGTAAGCGTGCTGCCCCCCCGCATCATCACCACTCCGGCGCATCCCGCTACTCCGGCCCTGCCGGAAATTCCCGCCGGAAAGGTTCCGGAAGGAACGATGCTCAACGGCGCCTCCCTCTGCCCGCAGTGCCACTCCCTGGCCTATGTCCAGGACGGCAAATGCAAATCCTGCCGCTCCTGCGGATACAAGGACGGCGGCTGCGGGGAATAA
- a CDS encoding shikimate dehydrogenase family protein: MKPYYTLADLLDEEHPFDAGETVPARLVVIGFPIAHSKSPAMQQAALDAAGIRARYIRIQAAPEEFGEVVRLLRKRGFTGANVTVPHKQAACSLCSDTDALSRATGSVNTLVFQQDGSVSGFNTDGPGFARAIREEFSVDLRDLKVALLGSCGGAGLALAYTCAMQRCERLTLAGRSEEKLQELKNRLSSFFIDEHRLEGASDRLAAHQNNTPRFNAAVEEADLIVNATSLGLKPTDPSPVPPALLSAHHLVYDLQTHDDAFQMEARFQGARVSNGLSMLVHQGALSFERWFGIKPDISAMRQALEQKHD; encoded by the coding sequence ATGAAACCCTACTATACCCTGGCCGATCTTCTGGATGAAGAACATCCGTTTGACGCCGGGGAAACCGTTCCCGCCAGACTGGTCGTAATCGGTTTCCCCATTGCCCATTCCAAATCCCCCGCCATGCAGCAGGCCGCGCTGGATGCGGCGGGCATTCGCGCCCGGTATATCCGCATCCAGGCCGCTCCGGAAGAATTCGGGGAGGTGGTGCGGCTCCTCAGGAAAAGGGGATTCACGGGGGCCAACGTTACGGTTCCCCACAAGCAGGCGGCCTGTTCCCTGTGCAGTGACACAGACGCCCTTTCCCGCGCTACCGGCTCCGTCAATACTCTTGTTTTCCAACAGGACGGTTCCGTCTCCGGATTCAATACGGACGGCCCGGGGTTCGCCCGCGCCATCCGGGAGGAATTTTCCGTGGATTTGCGCGATTTGAAAGTGGCCCTTCTGGGCTCCTGCGGCGGGGCCGGGCTTGCCCTGGCCTACACCTGCGCCATGCAGCGTTGCGAACGGCTGACGCTGGCCGGAAGATCGGAAGAAAAGCTTCAGGAGCTTAAAAACAGGCTGAGTTCCTTTTTCATTGACGAACACAGGCTGGAAGGGGCCTCCGACCGCCTGGCGGCCCACCAGAACAATACGCCCCGTTTCAATGCCGCCGTGGAGGAAGCGGACCTGATCGTCAACGCCACCTCCCTCGGCCTGAAGCCTACGGACCCTTCCCCCGTCCCCCCTGCACTGCTTTCCGCCCACCATCTGGTTTATGATTTACAGACGCATGACGATGCCTTCCAGATGGAAGCCCGCTTTCAGGGCGCCAGAGTTTCCAACGGCCTTTCCATGCTGGTTCACCAGGGGGCCCTTTCCTTTGAACGCTGGTTCGGCATCAAGCCGGATATTTCCGCCATGCGCCAGGCTCTTGAACAAAAGCATGACTGA
- a CDS encoding A/G-specific adenine glycosylase, with translation MTDGTPHFNIHAFRNALVEWFRREGRDYPWRRTTDPWHILVSELMLQQTTIPTVLGRYDRWMRQFPTPAHLAAVDEQTALRSWEGLGYYRRVRSLQAIAREIVNEFGGRFPDNAEGLKRLPGIGPYTSGALLSFAFNKAAPIVDANVARVLARIDNYSVPVDSTEGQKYLWSRAESLVDPEHAREFNSAIMELGQTCCSISSPDCLLCPVRPFCSAERPETLPVKNPKPQVTRVEHHDILYIRGKSVLLAKCPEGKRHAGMYRFPQREDEHTLSLPHVLKQTYSITRYRVTRYIHHVTDTPLLREGEEFVPLDKIHGLPMASPDRKALNSPTLGKLLDHIR, from the coding sequence ATGACTGACGGCACCCCCCATTTTAACATCCATGCTTTCCGGAACGCGCTGGTAGAATGGTTCAGGCGCGAAGGGAGGGATTACCCGTGGCGGCGGACAACGGATCCGTGGCACATCCTTGTTTCCGAGCTGATGCTGCAGCAGACTACCATTCCCACCGTTTTGGGAAGATATGACAGATGGATGCGCCAGTTCCCCACTCCGGCGCATCTGGCTGCCGTGGACGAACAGACGGCCCTGCGCTCCTGGGAAGGGTTGGGCTATTACCGCCGCGTGCGTTCCCTCCAGGCCATCGCCAGGGAAATCGTCAACGAATTCGGAGGGCGGTTCCCGGACAATGCGGAAGGGCTGAAACGCCTGCCGGGCATCGGCCCCTACACGTCGGGAGCGCTCCTCTCCTTCGCCTTCAACAAGGCGGCTCCCATTGTAGACGCCAATGTCGCGCGCGTCCTGGCCCGCATTGACAATTATTCCGTTCCCGTGGATTCCACGGAAGGCCAGAAATACCTGTGGAGCCGCGCGGAAAGCCTGGTGGATCCGGAACATGCCCGTGAATTCAATTCAGCCATCATGGAACTTGGGCAAACCTGCTGCAGCATCAGTTCTCCAGACTGCCTGCTGTGCCCCGTGCGCCCCTTCTGCTCTGCGGAACGGCCGGAAACGCTTCCCGTCAAAAATCCCAAGCCTCAAGTCACCCGGGTGGAACACCACGATATTCTTTACATCCGCGGCAAATCCGTCCTGCTGGCCAAATGCCCGGAAGGCAAGCGCCATGCCGGCATGTACCGCTTCCCCCAGAGGGAGGACGAGCACACCCTTTCCCTGCCCCATGTCCTGAAACAAACCTACAGCATTACCCGCTACAGGGTGACCCGCTACATCCACCATGTGACGGATACGCCTCTCCTCAGGGAAGGAGAGGAATTCGTGCCGTTGGACAAAATCCACGGGCTGCCCATGGCCTCACCGGACCGCAAGGCACTGAACTCCCCCACCCTCGGCAAACTGCTGGACCATATCAGATGA
- the aat gene encoding leucyl/phenylalanyl-tRNA--protein transferase, with protein sequence MNDRLTPELVLSAYCQGCFPMADPETGEISFYEPDPRALIPLDDRFHIPHGLKRALNKKPFELRMDTAFPEVVHACARTDQPEEQWIDGQIEEAYGKLHEMGFAHSVECWDEEGLQGGLYGVALGKAFFGESMFHRKTDASKIALVALVQYLRAHRFLFLDTQWTTPHLLKFGTYEVPAKEYRKLLKRALEEQ encoded by the coding sequence ATGAATGACAGATTGACGCCGGAACTTGTCCTCTCCGCCTATTGCCAGGGGTGTTTTCCCATGGCGGACCCGGAAACGGGAGAAATCTCCTTTTACGAACCGGACCCGCGCGCCCTGATTCCGCTGGACGACCGCTTCCACATCCCCCACGGCCTCAAACGGGCTTTGAATAAAAAACCCTTTGAACTCCGGATGGATACCGCTTTTCCGGAGGTGGTCCATGCCTGCGCCCGGACGGACCAGCCGGAAGAACAATGGATAGACGGACAGATTGAAGAAGCATACGGCAAGCTTCACGAGATGGGCTTCGCCCACAGTGTGGAATGCTGGGACGAGGAAGGGCTGCAGGGAGGACTGTACGGAGTAGCCCTGGGGAAGGCTTTTTTCGGGGAAAGCATGTTCCACCGGAAAACGGACGCCAGCAAGATCGCCCTGGTGGCTCTGGTGCAATACCTACGGGCGCATCGGTTCCTTTTTCTGGATACCCAGTGGACTACGCCGCATCTGCTGAAATTCGGAACCTATGAAGTGCCGGCCAAGGAATACCGGAAGCTTCTGAAGAGGGCACTGGAGGAACAATAA
- the ppdK gene encoding pyruvate, phosphate dikinase — translation MSTNSCACSASTDKFVYSFGGGSADGNGSMKNLLGGKGANLAEMARIGLPVPPGFTITTEVCTYYYDHGCTYPAQLDAQVKEGIAKMEQILGRKFGDTEAMPLLVAVRSGARESMPGMMDTILNLGLNEKSVEAMVKATNNPRFAWDCYRRFVQMYGDVVLGVQKTPDEDHEPFETAIAAIKKERFGSEDVEDTKLSADDLKELVSRFKALVLERTGHEFPECPWEQLQGAIGAVFGSWNNDRAIVYRQKYGIPSEWGTAVNVQAMVFGNTGEESGSGVAFTRNPASGENEFYGEFLMNAQGEDVVAGVRTPAPVAALHEVMPAAFNELVRIREVLENHFHDMQDFEFTIQDRTVYMLQTRNGKRTGVAAFRIACEMVEQGLIDWKTAVRRIPADQVDQLLTPIFDREAIKSAKVLTRGLPAGPGAATGRIYLNAERCVEAADRGEKVLLVRLETSPEDLRGMIAAEGILTARGGVSSHAALVARQMGKVCVCGADEIIVDYNNRTVSVGDVTISEGDYLSIDGTSGLVYAGKVETSPSEIIQVLISKTMKPEDSRTYQNFAKLMQWCDDCTKMKVRTNADSPKQTETAIAFGATGIGLCRTEHMFFEGDRIDFVREMILSTKKSDRVAAVSKLLPYQKGDFKGIFKALKGLPGTIRLLDPPLHEFLPQTKEQQLDLAQKIGMPVEVIMRRVSELHEFNPMLGHRGCRLGIAYPEITEMQARAIFEAAVEVSQEEGFAVVPEIMVPLVAFKKELDIQKAIIDKVAQQVFEEKGVKVDYLVGTMIEIPRAAVTADEIAETAQFFSFGTNDLTQTGLGMSRDDSGSFLPQYQELEIIKKNVFASIDQNGVGKLMKIAVELGRSTRPDIKLGICGEHGGDPASVKFCNTLGLTYVSCSPYRVPTARLAAAQAALEQE, via the coding sequence ATGTCCACCAATTCCTGCGCGTGTAGCGCATCTACTGACAAATTCGTCTATTCTTTCGGCGGAGGGTCCGCCGACGGCAATGGCAGCATGAAAAATCTTTTGGGCGGCAAGGGCGCCAACCTTGCGGAAATGGCCCGTATCGGCCTTCCTGTCCCTCCCGGATTCACCATCACTACGGAAGTTTGCACTTACTACTACGATCACGGCTGCACTTATCCCGCCCAGCTTGACGCGCAGGTCAAGGAAGGCATTGCCAAAATGGAACAGATCCTGGGACGCAAGTTCGGCGATACGGAAGCTATGCCCCTGCTGGTGGCCGTGCGTTCCGGCGCCCGTGAATCCATGCCCGGCATGATGGACACGATTTTGAACCTCGGCCTGAATGAAAAATCCGTGGAAGCCATGGTGAAGGCTACGAACAACCCCCGCTTCGCCTGGGACTGCTACCGCCGCTTCGTGCAGATGTACGGCGACGTGGTGCTGGGTGTGCAGAAAACCCCGGATGAAGACCACGAACCCTTTGAAACCGCCATCGCTGCCATCAAGAAAGAACGCTTTGGCAGCGAGGACGTGGAAGACACCAAGCTCTCTGCCGATGACCTGAAGGAACTTGTCTCCCGCTTCAAGGCCCTGGTGCTGGAACGCACCGGCCATGAATTCCCGGAATGCCCCTGGGAACAGCTTCAGGGAGCCATTGGCGCCGTGTTCGGTTCCTGGAACAATGACCGCGCCATCGTGTACCGCCAGAAATACGGCATTCCGTCCGAATGGGGCACCGCCGTCAACGTGCAGGCCATGGTCTTCGGCAACACGGGTGAGGAATCCGGTTCCGGCGTGGCGTTCACCCGCAACCCCGCCTCCGGCGAAAACGAATTCTATGGCGAATTCCTGATGAACGCCCAGGGTGAAGACGTCGTGGCCGGCGTGCGTACGCCCGCCCCCGTTGCTGCCCTTCATGAAGTGATGCCCGCCGCCTTCAATGAACTGGTGCGCATTCGCGAAGTGCTGGAAAACCACTTCCATGACATGCAGGACTTTGAATTCACCATTCAGGACCGCACCGTCTACATGCTCCAGACCCGCAACGGAAAGCGCACCGGCGTGGCCGCTTTCCGCATTGCCTGTGAAATGGTGGAACAGGGCCTGATTGACTGGAAAACCGCCGTGCGCCGCATTCCTGCGGACCAGGTGGACCAGCTGCTGACCCCCATCTTTGACCGTGAAGCCATCAAGAGTGCCAAGGTTCTGACCCGCGGTCTTCCCGCCGGGCCCGGCGCCGCCACCGGACGCATCTACCTGAACGCGGAACGCTGTGTGGAAGCCGCGGATAGAGGTGAAAAGGTTCTGCTGGTCCGTCTGGAAACCTCTCCGGAAGACCTGCGCGGCATGATTGCCGCTGAAGGCATCCTGACCGCCCGCGGCGGCGTTTCCTCCCATGCCGCCCTCGTTGCCCGCCAGATGGGCAAAGTCTGCGTTTGCGGCGCGGATGAAATCATTGTGGACTACAACAACCGCACCGTTTCCGTTGGCGACGTAACCATCAGCGAAGGTGACTACCTCTCCATTGACGGAACGAGCGGCCTGGTATACGCCGGCAAGGTGGAAACTTCCCCCTCTGAAATCATCCAGGTCCTGATTTCCAAGACCATGAAGCCGGAAGACAGCCGCACCTACCAGAACTTCGCCAAGCTCATGCAGTGGTGCGACGACTGTACCAAAATGAAAGTGCGCACCAATGCGGACTCTCCCAAGCAGACGGAAACCGCCATCGCCTTCGGCGCCACCGGCATCGGCCTCTGCCGCACGGAACACATGTTCTTTGAAGGGGACCGGATCGACTTCGTCCGTGAAATGATCCTCTCCACCAAGAAGAGCGACCGCGTAGCCGCCGTTTCCAAGCTCCTTCCCTACCAGAAGGGGGACTTCAAGGGCATCTTCAAGGCGCTCAAGGGCCTGCCGGGCACCATCCGCCTTCTGGACCCGCCCCTGCACGAATTCCTTCCCCAGACGAAGGAACAGCAGCTTGACCTGGCCCAGAAAATCGGCATGCCTGTGGAAGTTATCATGCGCCGCGTGTCCGAACTCCATGAGTTCAACCCGATGCTCGGCCACCGCGGCTGCCGTCTCGGCATCGCCTATCCGGAAATCACGGAAATGCAGGCCCGCGCCATCTTTGAAGCCGCTGTGGAAGTCTCCCAGGAAGAAGGATTTGCCGTGGTGCCTGAAATCATGGTTCCTCTGGTGGCCTTCAAGAAGGAACTGGACATCCAGAAAGCCATCATTGACAAGGTGGCCCAGCAGGTATTTGAGGAAAAAGGCGTCAAAGTGGACTACCTCGTCGGCACCATGATTGAAATCCCGCGCGCTGCCGTCACGGCTGACGAAATCGCGGAAACCGCCCAGTTCTTCTCCTTCGGCACCAATGACCTGACCCAGACGGGCCTGGGCATGAGCCGCGACGACTCCGGCTCCTTCCTGCCGCAGTACCAGGAACTGGAAATCATCAAGAAGAACGTCTTCGCTTCCATTGACCAGAACGGCGTCGGCAAGCTGATGAAGATTGCCGTGGAACTCGGCCGCTCCACCCGCCCGGACATCAAACTGGGCATCTGCGGCGAACACGGCGGCGACCCCGCTTCCGTCAAGTTCTGCAACACGCTGGGCCTGACTTATGTGAGCTGCTCGCCCTACCGCGTCCCGACCGCCCGTCTGGCCGCGGCCCAGGCTGCTCTGGAACAGGAATAA
- a CDS encoding glucose-6-phosphate isomerase — protein MTIMSLYAKQLVRYPELGISLDFSKLPLDDAFLSSMQGRIDRAFADMKALESGAIANPDEKRMVGHYWLRNSSLAPTPELKAAIDGPLADVKAFGRDVLDGKITPPRAEQYSAALVIGIGGSALGPELVADAIPAAGLDMFFLDNTDPDGMYRVLESLPLEETLVIVISKSGGTPETRNGMLVAQDFFRKNGLEFAPQAVAVTGTGSRLDKTAEAEGWLRRFPMEDWVGGRTSVMSVVGLVPAVLQGVNVDDLLEGARLMDEKTRRDCVKCNASMKLALAWYKATGGKGEKDMVVLPYKDALVLFSKYLQQLIMESLGKRLDLEGNEVCQGISVYGNKGSTDQHAYVQQLRDGVNNFFATFIEVRECSADAVEVEAGATCGDFLQGFLRGTRQALAESGRSSITISIPEVNAKTLGMLIALFERAVSFYASLVNINAYHQPGVEAGKKAAGSFLALLGRVRGALGTAPETAAQMAARLDADQEAVYHCLVHIASGDSSVKWVQADCADEDTFCKA, from the coding sequence ATGACCATCATGAGCTTATACGCAAAACAACTCGTTCGCTACCCTGAACTGGGCATTTCCCTTGATTTTTCAAAACTTCCGCTGGACGACGCATTCCTGTCTTCCATGCAGGGACGGATAGACAGGGCGTTTGCCGACATGAAGGCGCTGGAATCCGGCGCCATCGCCAATCCGGATGAAAAACGCATGGTGGGGCACTACTGGCTGCGCAACTCCTCCCTGGCTCCCACGCCGGAATTGAAAGCCGCCATTGACGGCCCCCTGGCGGACGTCAAAGCCTTCGGACGGGACGTTCTGGACGGCAAAATAACGCCTCCCCGCGCGGAACAATATTCCGCCGCCCTCGTCATCGGCATCGGCGGTTCCGCTCTTGGCCCGGAGCTGGTGGCGGATGCCATTCCGGCGGCAGGGCTGGACATGTTCTTTCTGGACAACACGGATCCGGACGGCATGTACCGGGTGCTGGAATCCCTCCCTCTGGAAGAAACGCTTGTCATTGTCATTTCCAAATCTGGCGGCACGCCGGAAACCCGCAACGGCATGCTGGTGGCCCAGGACTTCTTCAGGAAGAACGGGCTGGAATTCGCACCCCAGGCGGTCGCCGTCACGGGAACGGGTTCCCGGCTGGACAAAACGGCTGAGGCGGAAGGCTGGCTCAGGCGTTTCCCGATGGAAGACTGGGTGGGCGGCCGCACCTCCGTCATGTCCGTGGTAGGGCTGGTTCCCGCCGTGCTTCAGGGCGTGAACGTGGATGATCTGCTGGAAGGCGCGCGCCTGATGGACGAAAAGACCCGCCGGGACTGCGTGAAATGCAACGCCTCCATGAAACTGGCGCTGGCCTGGTACAAGGCCACCGGCGGCAAGGGGGAAAAGGATATGGTGGTTCTCCCTTATAAGGATGCCCTGGTGCTCTTCTCCAAATACCTCCAGCAGCTCATTATGGAATCCCTCGGCAAGCGGCTGGACCTGGAGGGCAACGAAGTCTGCCAGGGCATTTCCGTGTACGGCAACAAGGGCTCCACGGATCAGCATGCCTATGTGCAGCAGCTCCGTGACGGCGTGAACAACTTCTTCGCCACCTTCATTGAAGTGCGCGAATGTTCCGCGGATGCGGTGGAAGTGGAAGCGGGCGCCACCTGCGGAGACTTCCTCCAGGGCTTCCTGCGCGGCACCCGCCAGGCTCTGGCGGAATCCGGCCGTTCCTCCATCACCATTTCCATCCCGGAGGTGAACGCCAAAACGCTTGGCATGCTGATTGCTCTGTTTGAGCGCGCCGTCTCCTTCTATGCTTCCCTGGTCAACATCAACGCCTACCACCAGCCCGGCGTGGAAGCCGGCAAAAAAGCGGCGGGTTCCTTCCTGGCCCTGCTGGGCAGGGTAAGGGGGGCTCTGGGAACCGCCCCGGAAACCGCCGCCCAGATGGCTGCCCGGCTGGATGCGGACCAGGAAGCCGTGTACCATTGCCTCGTGCATATAGCTTCCGGTGATTCCTCCGTCAAGTGGGTTCAGGCTGACTGTGCGGATGAAGACACCTTCTGCAAGGCATAA